From the Perca fluviatilis chromosome 11, GENO_Pfluv_1.0, whole genome shotgun sequence genome, the window GATAAGGCAGATCCAACAATAACAGTTCTTACACAAGTAATAAGTCCCATGGTGATGCTCCCTAAATAAAAGAacaaggcaggcaggcaggcaggcaggcaggcaggcaggcaggcaggcaggcaggcagggcaggcaggcaggcacacagacacacacacacacacacacacacacacacacacacacacacacacacacacacacacacacacacacacacacacacacacacacacacacacactgcaatcCCCTGAGCTCACGTCTCATCAAAACAGCTCTGATGAAGGAAAACTGGGAATTTACCCACAGAAATAAGAACAATTACATCTTTGATTCCTCTGAATAATTCATAAGTCATTGTTTGTGGGATGTTgcgtgtacatgtgtgtttgaaAGAAACTGGGCAATCCCTCAGAAACAACACAACTGCGCTAGATTTGTAGCCTCACAGTTGAGGGTTGGGAATTTAAGAAGACCCATAAACAGCTATTAGTTTCAACTGGGTCGGGTTGTGGTGGGCCAGTGTAAAGCTCCACAGTGCCACACTGtggtgaagaaaagaaaaaaagcataacaactgtttttttttcttcttttatttcaaatataCAGGCTGACAGCAGCCTTGTACACCAACATCAAAAGTACACTTTGGCAGCAATGGCACCTCACACACGACAGCCTATCCATTCTTTACAAAAAAGCTCACAGATAGGCGTGCAAATACATCATATGAAAATAGTTAACTGTGGAACATGTGCAGTTGTTTCAGTGCCTTCAAGCAATAAACATCGTCAAATGATGCACTTTGGATACCCTAATCTTTCTCAATGGTCTAACCTAAAGCGGTGAGGGAAATCGTATGCAGGCTTCAGCAACATATGATAACACGAACGTATGGAGTTGTCTGCAGTTGCTGGCATAAGGGACCACTAGGCTCGCCACATATTCTCATGTGTAGGCAGACTGTTTATATGACAATTATGTATTACAGTACACTGTGatgtatctcacacacacacacacacacacacacacacacacacacacacacacacacacacacacacacacacacacacacacacacattttatgtcCTAACAGTCTGCTGCcgattgtgtgtatgtatgcatgtgtgtctgtaaaaaggACGCTGACGCACCCAACTTCCCACTGTAAGCCAAATCTACCTTTGGGTATAAATAAAGTTACCTTGACTGCCAGCTGTTGTCCCACATTCTTGGACCTACTGCAGACTACCTGTATCACAAACTAAGGCACTCAATTTGGGGACCACTTTTAAGTGTAGAAGATTGAAACCCCTTGTGATATTAGAGCCATTTTAAGCAGTTTCtggctgaaagaaaaaaaaaaaaaaagggtcataAACAAGAGTCTTGGACGGTTATTCTTTCCAATTTACAGACCCATAAATTAGGTGACATGAACCTAAGGGGTCATTATCAGATTTAAATGACCAGTTAAGCTTCACATAGCGTGTGGATGAGCTAAAATAAGTGTCTTCCATACTTGCCACAGGCTTTAGGAGACATGTAGCCCAAACAGGAATTAGGCAAATTCTCACGCCACCCCTCatacaagggtctacatcaaccCCCTTTCCCACGTTCAGTGGCTCCATCGCCATCCAGCCAGTCGCGATTTTGGTCCTCTTAGCTCGTCTCGGAGCGTGAGCACATACTCGTCTCTTCTTCCCCAGCTTGTTCTCCGAGTCACACATTGATCTTCTTCAGCTGTTCATATGTGAGGAAGAACTGGATACAGAGTAAAGGAACATATAGGcaagaaaagtggatttttttttcttctgttgagCATGGGTGGCTCACAGGAATTGTGGCTCTTTCTGTACTGCAGCTCAAAGCCTTGTTACCATTTCCTGTTACCCCAGACTACTCAGCTGTAACAAGTCAATAATCTCATTACATTTTTCAGGCATGGTTGGACACACGATGACGACCTGACAGCACTTCTCTTCCCCCTGTAACCGTTTGGTCTGGAAAGACTTTCACAGAGTTCACTCTCCactccttcctttttttctcctcacctttccctctttccctcccagGTCCTCTCTAACCAGGGGCAGTGGGGTACAGAGGCAGTATTTTCACAAAGTTACATAAGAGTGTTCGCTAGCATTAAGCTAATCTTTTCTAACTGAATGCATAACAGAATTTTCCAAGTTGTTCCCCTTGCTAATTTCTCCAGCTCAATTAATATTGCATCACAGAGGATATATGTAAACAGAGTGGTGCACTAAAAAGATGGTTAAAGGATACAATGATGTTCCATGGTCCCAGGCGGAGCCAGTTGGGAAAGAAACCCTTGTACAGGGCCATGAAGCCCTCTGAGCGCCACgtctgaaaaataaaacaaacatgttaaaaaCCCATTTTGTCTTATTGTCCTCTGATGATCGTTCTAAAGTCCTCTCtgtccatttttcttttttaagtggGTTTAGGAAATCAGTGACATTAAGGTCTGATCGTGATATTTAACATTACTACATTATATTAAATATTCATTCTGGAGGCCAAATTCAAAACGTACACTCAGAAGTACTTCTTCAAAGCAATTTGACACTGTTGGCTGCTTTTAATGGCAACATTCACAGATGAAAGTCGTGAAGACCAATACAAAAAGGAATAATCAAACTTGAAGCAGCAGAAGGTGAAATATCctgatttttagttttttcaaaacactggatcctacatcTCCCAGAATGCAACCAATAGTCTATTTTGTTAGTCCCCACCCTGCCTAGCGCACATCTTTTCGGGAGTTATTCTTTCAGACTTTAAAGGCTCCCTCCAAGACATTATACAACGAGCTGAACAATACTGCCCATGACGAGTAAACAGATCTTCATTTGTGAAATCTGTGGAGTGCTCCTTCTGAACAGAAACAATGGTAAGGTGACTGACCTGCAGTATACAGTCCAGGGTTCCCTGGTACAGAGCTACTCCTCTCTGGTTCATCATGCGTGTCCGGACTACGTCCACCGGGTTGGAGGCCAAAGCTCCCGCCAGACCACACGCAAAGCTGGACCTGGGGGACGGCAAGACACAGGTTCAAATGACAAATCTGTAGATTCCTTAATTTTGTCCCTTAATTAAATCTTTTGTGCTAAACAGGTCATtgctggtgtatgtgtgtgtgtgttgctgccaCAAATGTAACAGATGTTATTTCCTGCTAGGCTGAGGATTTAACCTGGTGCACACTGAGTGTGTAGTAGTGTCTATGGGTTGAATGACTATTTTGTTGCATCAATTGACAGaaatgcaaaaaacaaacaagcacagAACATGTATGGTTGCTTATTGCAAGTGCAAAGCCTTGTAATATCTCTGCTCAGTAGGCAATCTAATTACAATGGTCAACACATACATACTGAACAGGGCTGTGAATCATTTCTTATGCCAGGCACACTACACAAGAATCAAGCCGATTTGGGCCCGCTCCCTACTCCTGACAATGGTAAGCAAAGCcctgattttttgttttttttgatggTTCTAAAGATTTTCTTGCCAGatcttaaaaatgtttttttacatcCCACCAATCTGCTCGAAAGTCTATACTGGCCACACAGATTTCAAATCACAaatattaaacaaacaatcaatATCCCGACAAAGCCAGGTCGCCCTGGTGAGTTTGAGCTAACCTATGCTAAAGTGTTTGCTAGCTCCATTGGCTAACCCCCAACACTTTTAACCAGCAGGTAGCAAGCAGGACACGGTAACTCGGCTTGGGTCTTGAGGCGTTGTAGCAGTTTTTCTCACCGACAAATTAACTACACGCTCTGCACTGCTACGTTCAcagctgtaacacacacacacacacacacacacacacacacacacacacacacacacacacacacacacacacacacacacacacacacacacacacacacacacacacacacacacacacacacacacacacacacacacacacacacacacacacacacacacacacacacacacacacacacacacacacacacacacacacacacacacacacacacacacacaaaaaaaaaaaaaaaaaaaaaaaaaaaaaaaaaaaaaaaaaaaaaaaaaaaaaaaaaaaaaaaatgctagtaGCTGGTTCCTGATTCCCCTCATACAAGCAGAAATGAAAATATGCTAAAACTGTATAAAGTCCAGCAACCGGTTTAGCTAACGACTCTGCTTCTGTCTGGAGGGGCCTCAGACAGATCACCAACTAGAGGCCTAAagctccccccactccatcaaTAACCTGCGCCTGGTAAACAACCTGAACGAGTTCTACTGTTGTTTTGAAAGACAGTGGGACAGTCCTCCACCAGCCACCCCTCAGCATGGGGCTGGGGCCTTTTCATTACAGTCTACCTCAGAGCCCCCCCTACCCCCCACAACAACGACCCTCTCCATCCACAAAAGGAGATGTTAACAGGCTGATTAAAAGTCAGAACCCCCGCAGCTGTCTCTGATGTTCACGGACATCTTTTCACACCTTACTGACCAACTCCTGGAGCCCCTGCAGTTCGCCTACTGAGCCAACAGGTATGTAGACGACGCAATCAACATCATTTCCAGAAAAACGTAGCACCCCCCTGCCCCAATCCCCCAGGCTGACTTCCCAGCCAACACTGGAGTCCTTTGCTTCCTGAGCTCCATCTCCCAGAACCTCAAGGCGGGTGCAATCAAGCATCTACTGTgaactagaggtgtgaatcttcactgatctcccgattcaattacgattatcatgtcagcgattcaattcgatatcgatgcatcacgatgaatcagatacatttttctattaaagccatgtaggatatttaattcatagcttttcaagcttcaaaaacaaaacattctgcagtgctctaatgctaaataaattggagcactgagcacatggcacttcctgaatgtgcaaaacctaaccgaatatgtaaacagaaatgttggtaggcctacattaaattgtaataatagattatgagcctgccaattatcgatgcagcatcgcccatgtccacgattcgacgcatcgattatttgattaatttcaacacctctactgTGTACCCGGCATAAAATACTGAAACATTTAATATTTCCTCCCAGTGATAACATCACATAGGAGACATGAGAAGGATCTGCAAACTTACACGAAATGTGCGTACACGTTGTCCCCCATGTGACCCGACAGGATCAGATGCTTCTTGGTGATGTCGTAGACCGGTAGCTCGACCCCGACCACGATGGCCGCCCGCTGAGCCGTAAGAGAAACACCCTGAAGCCGAAAGAAAGGAAGTGTTACAAGATTGAAGATTTGAGTATTTAAGAGCAGAGTCTACCTGTAACACATGGAAACTGAAGCCCTGTTCAGACCTAGCATTAACATGCCTGGGCAGCTCTTAATACAGTTGTGAATGCACCCAAGTTGCATTGAGATCCAATCACTCAGACCACTTTTGAATATGTAGGATATGACTACAGACATTCCTGTATTCCTACGTCTGCTGTATAAGCCATATGTTAACTACACGTTTATTTTTAGCAGCAGGAAAGTGAGATTTGATCACAAGCTCTGAACAGGGCCTGAGGTCATTTAGCAATGCAAAtgaagcattttttttcctgtaccTTCCACAGCCCTCTTGTTCCCTCCTGCTGGTAGATGTTAATGAAGTTACCCATCATACTGCCCTGGATCACATTTCCCTGAGCCTGCATGCGGATCTGGAAGAACAAACAGAGGTAATGTCTATAAACTTGAGACAATTAAAGTACACAAAACCAGTGTGGAATGCTGTGGGTTCACCAAGCCAATTACGGGGGTGTATTAATCTGGCCAGTACCAGAATGCAAAGGCAAAAAAGTTAGAGGGGATGTTTGGCAAGAACATTCCAAGAAATCTCCAGCCCCTGCTtaacttgttttcatttatattgGCTGCTGTGTGCAGATCAGCTTTGGTTTGTCTGGCTCCATGAAGACTTGGCACACGCAACTAGAACACATCGTGATTAAAACGCAATGTTCCAAACCTCTAACAACTGCCATTTGTCTGTTAACCCCTAACAAACCATGTGGACGGGAAGCCTTACGCCTAACATGGCATGGTGAGGAGAAGCCATGCTAAAAATTAGGAGTACAGATAAGCACGTGCAGACACAAATTATATTCATGCATCCATATCGTTTACAGAACACTATTTAAGCCTCAGACACTTTGGTCTATAAATAATCCACAGGTGGGGGCTTGATAGCACTAAGATGCCCTCATACTTCCGTTTAAGGTGTATACATGCAGGAATACCCTGGTTACTGAAGGAGTTCTCCTGGTCTGTTAACCTAGTTATGAGAACTCCAATTTTAACCGGGGTAATGTGTTTGCATGACGTTTGAGAAAGTGGGGTATTGCCTTAACCCGAATATaatcgtttttttaaactgcatgtaaacgcactgaCTGACACATCTAGAAAGGGCATATTAATCTCTCAGttctttggggaaaaaaaggctaAAGTACAGTCCTACCTAAGGCTGCATAAGTATTTACACTTGTAAATCATGTCTCAATGACGCACTGGAGTCATCCTTAACATAACCCTTCCCctactatataaaaatagtggAAAGCAACACCGTTTCTTCCGGTGTTCAGTCTACACTATGCCATGTTCAGGTCATAAATAGGAGTTCACCTCATCAGCCCTCTGTAGCCTTGTGATGATTACATGTGGGATATGTAGGATTCTGTATTGACCTCATCGTTGGAAGCCCTTAAGTTtgaaaagccaattcattttaaatttaaaaacagaaaataaacatatGAATACTTTCAAGTTGGAGAAACATAGTGCTCATCTAACACAGCGgtcttgttttgtgtttttatatgaaAACAACTCAAGTAATTCTTCAGTTGAAGAATTACTACATGCCTTATTGCTGCAGTTCTGAAAAACAAACCGGCTCTACTGCTTTgggaaaaaaactgacaaaaacaagtACAAACttgcacacattaacacaatatTAATGTGTGCAAATAGCTACCTTCAGCACATCAGTGGGGTTAGCGATGGAGGAAGAGATGACTCCAGATAGAACACCACATATCATATTAGTCAGCAAGGTCTCATCTGAAAGAGGAGAAGAGTGGGAGGCAGACTGTAACTGTGAACAAGCAGCATTCGACACCATGCATTAGGTGGTCAGTTTGTCTTTACAGTGTTTTACAGAAGCACAAACAGTTACGCTTAGCTCCGAGTATGAAAAATGAGGAGACATATTTAAATAGGTCACACCCTGTGACCTTCAAGAGGAACGTGCATGTGTCGATGGGGGCAGGTAACCCCCTGCCAAAATGTGTGCGGAAGTGTGTATGCGTGTCAGAAAGGGAGAGAAACTGGGACTCACCCTCTGGTCTTTCAACCAGCAGTCGCTTAAAGCTCTGGTATGTGCCAATTTTTATGGTCCCATAGGAGGCCTGGCGCAGCATAGCAGGAGCTATTCTGTAACGGTAAAGTTTATTGTAATTACCCGGTACCACAATACATCTTTATACACAACTGTGGATCGTAACGCAGCAAAggcaaacaagaaaaaaagtctcagcacataagaacaacaataaaacacGTAGACAGGCAAAACTAAGCCAGCTTGGGTAGATGGGGGTGCAAAAGGGTCGAGGAAAAGGTAGGTGGCAGGACAATGGCTGTCACAAAAGTAGGAAGTGCACATAGGAGGAAGTGTAGGAAATACTACGTACAGTAGAAGTATAAGCAAATGAGAGGTCCAGTACTTATATAAAGACAAATACGTAGGGACTAGAAAACATAAATCCAGCATACTGACCCTGAATACAGTGCCCGGAGCCCCTCCTCTCTTCCTATCCTCACTAAAGCATGGAGCATGCCTCTGTACCGAATCTCTCGGTATTTAATGTCGCCTACTTGGCCTTGAACTTGAAGACGAGTCTTGGCTAGGTCGATTGGGAAGGTCCCTGCAACAAAAAACATGGGATACAACCTTATGAGACTGTAAATCACAACAGAGGTTTAAATAATGAATAGTAATCTACGCAGCTCGGCCTCCCCGCGGCTCCACTCATCACTCACCGCATTCCGCCGTCACGGAAGCTAGCCCGCCGAAAACAAAGGGCTTCCAGTTGACGTTCGACATTTTCTCCAACAGTGTAACGGTTCACAGTGAAAAATCAACCGGTAAACCGGCGAGCAGGAGGACTACTATCTGAGGAATGTCTGCAGCAGCTGCGCTTCAATCCCCGCCGGCGTTTGAGAAGTTCAGCCCCGTTTAACCTCTCCTACTACAAAGCTCCGCCCACTGCCCCTCTATTGGACGCAGTCTTCACTGTCCCCGCCCATTGCATGTTGCTAAGCAACCTCACCAGACAGTAGAAAGGAGCCACGAGATCATAAAATAGGAGACACGGTTGATTCCTTtccttttgatttattttggttacacacacacacacacacacacacacacacacacacacacacacacacacacacacacacacacacacacacacacagaattgtttattttttaaatttgttgaCTTCTGCTGTCAGCTTGTGTCGGAATGTTTATGATCTCTTGATGACTGTGCTTTATGAACCTGTGATGTCACCATGGTCTGTTAATGTCTTTGTTGGCCTATCTATGGTCTTTACagttcatagatatacagttcCAGTGTGCCACAGTTGGTTACCCTCTTAGCACAGATACCAGCCCAAACAAGACAATTTCGAGGcaacagtgtttattttttgaCTGCTCAAGTTCTGTTCTTGTAGGCTACACTTTTCAACATAACTTTATAACTTCCAACTGTGTGCCTATTTATAGCTACGCTGCCCCAATGGAGACGGAGTAGGCTACAAacttatatatgtcaatggctaCAAACCAGCAGTGGAGAACTTGCGAAAACAGCTACGAGAAAGAGGCAATCTCATTACTAGAGAAAAAGATGATCATACACAAATGGAAAAATCAATCAAGCGAAAAAAATTTGAGATTTCTGCATTACGGAATGCggagaaagacaaacaaaatgtaattgaaaaaataaatctggaGATATCTAGGTTAATGAAGGACAATACACAATTAACACAGGATGGAGCTAAAGAAAAGTACAAAAACGCTGTTCTACttgataaattaaattaaaccatTTGAAAGATAGCGAGATGACGATGGAGCATCTTcttgaaaatgcaataaagcgGCCACTACAGAAAGTAAAGTCGTGGTTGATTCAAAAAGTCctgcgaaaaaaaaaaattcgtaAATGCAAAGGAACCTCCTTCCCCTCCCCCAGGTGGCCTCTAAGATGACAATATCGTGTCACCTGTGCATTCCTGTGCAGATGACATGGTATCATCATCCACACATCTACATCAATACTTGGACGGTGTAATTCACGAGAGGCCGTATATATGCTGTGATTGTTCGCCAGCCTGGATAACCACATtgaattttgtgtgtgatgataAGCCAGAGCACATGAACATATTATAATTTACAATTGTAATAATTTAACTGATTAATtaacaataaattaaaaattaatgaataaatgtGGTGACATGATtagttattgttctttttttgcttgtttatGTCCATTATTTCTTTCGGTAATGTACCGCACAGCCTTTCCCCATCTTGCATGTAATTCTGTCTCCTCCAGGTGTTTTTAACAAGCCACTCCTTGAAGCAGACTGAAAACAAAGAATTGTAGAGATAAACAAGTGTCAAATATGGTATAAAATATATCTGTCCACATGAGTTCTCTATTTAgggaagtttgaagaaacatttaaagcaacacaCAGCCTTGTAATAGGCTGTAATATTATGCACTTGACACTGAAAACAGGAAGCTGTTCCTATTTAAATCTGCAAACATTTTGATGCTAAGgttctattttcttttaccaATGACTGCtggtttcttttcttctttgtctctttctgcccTTTCAGTTGACAGACTGGTCAGTGTTTAGTTATCCATGTACAAAATTAATTAACATCTAATTTAGACTTTTCTACAAGCTAACAGCATCAAAGAGTGTACATTTTAACTTACGCAGTTTGTTAAATATGGGTCCAAGTTTCTGCAGAATTTTTAACACTCAATATCAAATGACCAAAACATTCCTTGGAGTTCCACAAGGAGTATATGGCTACTGCTGTCAAAAATGCCATACCTTTCAATGTGTGGAATTTGTGGTCAAAGGCTGTCTGTTGGTTTTGGAGGCTCCTTCCCCCCAGTATTTTGGTGCCCCAAAAAGCCACCGCCAACTCTTTTACAAATAAAGAGTCCCTGGAATTCCTCTCGATCCTTGCTCAGGCCTCTCTCCATAGTCGGATTTCTCCAAATTGTATctgccaaaaataaaaaaataaaataatcaaagtATATCATACAGCATACAAAAGTCGGAAacactttacagttttttacgattgctatgtcaattttttcaatacttttaacaactttcctaaactcttaacacagttagcacaacatcagtatgtgtaggctatacaattaacacctttattgttgctttgacacaaaatgcattcaGTTCACAAATAACAgtacacaaatttaaaataaaataatttattttacacacaagctcaaccaagacaaaaacaatggattttactgccaaatttacaaatgctttcacactgtatgtcagaacaaATAACAGCATGTTCTAAACATGGCCTAATgtataggctaaagtcaaagtgaacagctgttcatattgtaaattgtaaCACAAATGTATCCCCTGCCTTTTATACATTATTAAGAAACAGCTGATTTAAGTTATGCAATAGATCAATCCCAACTGATTCCCatctaggaaacacactcaggtgttaCGTAAGGTCTTACGTAAGGTCCATCTCACTGCCAGACTCTGCAACTATAGCATCATGTATAGATACTCAACAGCTGCTTAACCTAAATTCACCCACTTTGATCAGGGTCTCTAAGAATTCTAAGAATTACACTGTATATAAGCCAATTTAGAAGTAAAACAGTTATTCTCTTAAAGTCTAGAACAAGAAACATCTATAAAGTGGCTTATTCCTATTCATAGCATACTATACAGTTAACCTTTAAGAGCAGTTCTCAAGTGATCACTTGATTAATGACAACTATGGTCAGATCAGGTGTAGGCCAGGTTGTATCTTACAAATAGTTAGGTGTCCACATAGACAATCTTCTCtgctggaaaacacacattgaCCATCTGTGTAATAGACTGCAGCAGAGATTATACTTTTTAAGGCGACTTAAAAGTATAGAGACTGTATGGAGTAAGTAGCCAGATCATGCTCATGTTCTACCGGGCGATTCTGGAGAGCATTATTAGATATGGAATCACAGCATGGTTTGGCAACTTAACAGTGCAGCTAAAAAGCAGGCTGGCCAGCACACACAAGGCAGCTATGAGGATAATAAGGAGGATAGTACAAGCCCATTCAGAGCCTGTATGAGCAAGCAGTCAGAAAACAAGCTGAAAGAATCACCGCAGACTCATTACACCCTCTCTTCCCTGAATATGAACTTCTGCCATCACGAAGATTTCGTGTGCCaagatgtaaaacaaacagactaaaGTTATTGTTTATTCCAACTTCCGTCAAGCTGCTGAATTCCAATAGTAAATCTTAGCCCAGCAGAGCAGGGGTGCAGTAAATACACCAGCCCTTTTTACACtttgcactttaattattaGAGTTAATTCTCAGgatgttgtgttgtctgtgctGTCATGTGTGTCCTTTGTGTCCTTGTGTCTTAGGACGCTCTGCTGATCtcacttttatgttgattttatcttactgtatttgtattttatttttaatttgagaatgtttttatgttacatattgtttgtgtagtgaagcaacggatgtggcactgtgtccaagacaaatttcccctcggggataataaagtgtattctattctattctattctaggCCAGATCCAAGGATTTAACTTAAATTCATGACAGCTTTGTCcttgtaaattgcagtgttgaTGAATTCTAGTTTGTTACACAGCTGCCTAgatatttccttttttgttgCACTTACTTTGTATGGTCTTTTTTATCCGGCCGACGCGCCTGCCGGATATtacatcattttgacgtcacgatgtcgcgcgccaccttggatgcgtctagtGTAAAAACCCCTTAACTGTACCTGCTCGCTCAGcccgggtcttggcgtggccataatAGGGAgcgcccccccacccccgctcCCTCTTCTACAGTATGTCAACATTCTATGATGGTATCTTATGAGATAGGGCACCTACTCGAGCCTGTTAGTCCTCTACAATGTTATATAACattgaggaaatgcagaaatgatttAGAAACGCACAAAGCAGCTACATATAGAAAATACCACCATTTTTTACCATTGCTATGGCGCCCCCATGGTGCTGCGCCCCTATGCGCCGCATATAGGCCTAGCGCATACCCACATTTTGTGCCACTGACTATATGGGGCAAAGTGAGCCAGATGATGTGGGGTAAATTGAACCAGAGCTACAGCCTTCAACAAAACTACAGCCGGGGGGGTTCTTTGACAATCTGACCAAAAGTGATGGACAGGTGACAGAATTAATATATTccataatattaataaaatgtaatggCAACTATAGCAAGATACAAGagtaaagtacatttactgtagCCTACAATAAATTGGCATGTGTTTACTTATCAGCCATAGTTACCAGGATATGTATTCAGGGCTGTTAAGTATGGTTTTAGCATTGCTTGAAAAGCTTAAcgattcagatttttttcatcATGGTCTTTGTTTTATAGgcttagacttagacttctctttattgatccttttgggatgactcccgcaaggaaattagatttccagcagcagattttagcatcttacaaaacactctttaaatagaaaaaagatagaaaaaaatacagtataagaataacaataaacttttagctaaatatttttacaaaaaataaacaaacagttttattgtgttattatacagttaataaataaatgacatttagcataaattagcagttaagagcagtccaggtatgtatgtgagtagattattaataatttattgcACAGTGTTCGGTTCT encodes:
- the LOC120568167 gene encoding kidney mitochondrial carrier protein 1, translating into MSNVNWKPFVFGGLASVTAECGTFPIDLAKTRLQVQGQVGDIKYREIRYRGMLHALVRIGREEGLRALYSGIAPAMLRQASYGTIKIGTYQSFKRLLVERPEDETLLTNMICGVLSGVISSSIANPTDVLKIRMQAQGNVIQGSMMGNFINIYQQEGTRGLWKGVSLTAQRAAIVVGVELPVYDITKKHLILSGHMGDNVYAHFVSSFACGLAGALASNPVDVVRTRMMNQRGVALYQGTLDCILQTWRSEGFMALYKGFFPNWLRLGPWNIIFFLTYEQLKKINV